The proteins below are encoded in one region of Pseudoduganella armeniaca:
- a CDS encoding hybrid sensor histidine kinase/response regulator, with protein MSDPASNKRARPAWHALHWRCRRALRSLADTFALPLPFAAPQLETEFLRDHGRRFAPFRRAAALLALLMIVALAGWDYGHYVADAGFPLLTVLACRLVVSVGLTTLFIITLRPSFRDDRRAHATMFAGVGITSAGMLAICLITPDTISFTDYFMSIYLVMMYQYGFLHLRARPVLYSTLLLGVVVVTLQYAAPAWTPYSLMAPEEFGRAMFFFVNAAAIGVGICIKLEHTARSQFLQARELRSANTALQQHAAQLAAEKEANQIKANALIQLKEEQRNQALRASHENARFLASAAHDLRQPMFGLGLALEAMGQALARNDNAEAGRLSDLASRSARAMSTTFNGVLDLSRLEAGVVTPTLCDFDVADVLREVVADLTPYAASRGVELRCRRRTRRAAIVHSDRQMLCRILKNLVSNGIKYARREPGHPALVLVGAVGLHTRVRLDVVDNGIGIPPQQWQRVFEPFVQLDNPERDREKGLGLGLSIVNAMISLLPEHRLEFTSEVGRGTHFSLDVPNGTASEASTSKDEPDDASDVAGRYVVLVEDDRIVLAAMEALFTQWGMLVDTASDLPSLRALAQELERMPDLIITDYRLPNGATARDVLDIVLPAVARGELVPPVLVVSGEAEVARQALGASVDEVLSKPVQPERLKQAIARLAAERQRVNCVE; from the coding sequence GTGTCGGACCCAGCAAGCAATAAGCGCGCAAGGCCCGCCTGGCATGCCCTGCACTGGCGCTGCCGCCGCGCGTTGCGCAGCCTGGCCGACACCTTCGCACTGCCGCTGCCGTTTGCCGCGCCGCAGTTGGAAACGGAATTCCTGCGCGACCACGGGCGGCGCTTCGCACCGTTCCGTCGTGCCGCCGCGCTGCTGGCCCTGTTGATGATCGTCGCGCTGGCCGGGTGGGACTACGGCCATTACGTCGCGGACGCCGGCTTTCCGCTGCTAACCGTGCTGGCCTGCCGGCTCGTCGTCAGCGTGGGCCTGACGACCTTGTTCATCATCACCTTGCGCCCTTCGTTCCGCGACGACCGCCGCGCGCACGCGACGATGTTTGCCGGCGTCGGCATCACGTCGGCCGGCATGCTGGCCATCTGCCTCATCACGCCCGACACGATCTCGTTTACCGACTACTTCATGTCGATCTACCTCGTCATGATGTACCAGTACGGTTTCCTGCACCTGCGCGCGCGCCCGGTGCTGTATTCGACCCTGCTGCTGGGCGTCGTTGTCGTCACGCTGCAGTATGCCGCGCCGGCCTGGACCCCCTACTCGCTGATGGCGCCGGAAGAATTCGGCCGGGCGATGTTCTTCTTCGTGAACGCGGCCGCCATTGGCGTCGGCATCTGCATCAAGCTCGAGCACACGGCACGCAGCCAGTTCCTGCAGGCGCGGGAACTGCGGTCGGCCAACACCGCCTTGCAGCAGCATGCGGCGCAACTGGCAGCGGAAAAGGAAGCCAACCAGATCAAGGCCAACGCGCTGATCCAGCTGAAGGAAGAGCAGCGCAACCAGGCACTGCGCGCCAGTCATGAGAACGCACGCTTCCTGGCGTCCGCCGCGCACGACCTGCGCCAGCCGATGTTCGGCCTGGGCCTGGCACTGGAGGCGATGGGCCAGGCACTGGCGCGCAACGACAACGCCGAGGCGGGCCGGCTGTCGGATCTGGCCAGCCGCTCGGCCCGTGCGATGTCGACCACGTTCAACGGCGTGCTGGACCTGTCCCGGCTGGAAGCGGGCGTGGTGACGCCGACGCTGTGCGACTTCGACGTGGCGGACGTGCTGCGCGAGGTAGTGGCCGACCTGACGCCCTATGCGGCCAGCCGCGGCGTCGAGCTGCGCTGCCGGCGCCGCACGCGGCGCGCCGCCATCGTGCACAGCGACCGCCAGATGTTGTGCCGCATCCTGAAAAACCTGGTCAGCAACGGCATCAAGTACGCACGCCGCGAGCCCGGCCACCCCGCCCTCGTGCTGGTCGGCGCCGTCGGCCTGCACACGCGCGTGCGCCTGGACGTGGTCGATAACGGCATCGGCATCCCGCCGCAGCAATGGCAACGCGTGTTCGAGCCGTTCGTCCAGCTCGACAATCCGGAGCGCGACCGCGAAAAAGGCCTGGGCCTGGGCCTATCGATCGTCAACGCGATGATTTCGCTGCTGCCCGAGCACCGGCTGGAATTCACCTCGGAAGTCGGGCGCGGCACCCACTTCTCGCTCGACGTCCCGAATGGCACGGCGTCGGAAGCAAGCACCAGCAAGGACGAGCCGGATGACGCCAGCGACGTGGCCGGCCGCTACGTCGTGCTGGTGGAGGACGACCGCATCGTGCTGGCCGCGATGGAAGCGTTGTTCACGCAATGGGGCATGCTGGTGGACACGGCCAGCGACCTGCCGTCGCTGCGCGCGCTGGCGCAGGAGCTGGAGCGCATGCCGGATTTGATCATCACGGACTACCGCCTGCCGAACGGCGCGACCGCGCGCGACGTGCTCGACATCGTGCTGCCGGCGGTCGCGCGCGGCGAGCTGGTGCCGCCGGTGCTGGTCGTCAGCGGCGAGGCCGAGGTGGCGCGCCAGGCCTTGGGCGCATCGGTGGACGAAGTGCTGTCGAAGCCCGTCCAGCCCGAGCGCCTGAAGCAGGCGATCGCCCGGCTTGCGGCCGAGCGGCAACGGGTCAATTGCGTGGAATAA